A genomic stretch from Longimicrobium sp. includes:
- a CDS encoding sugar transferase: MRSRAGAAAKRALDVVVAAAGLVVLSPVLLGVAAAVRARLGAPVLFRQRRPGLGGRPFTLYKFRTMRHAEGPDGRTLPDAERLTPLGRFLRGASLDELPELLNVLKGDMSLVGPRPLLMEYLPLYTPEQARRHEVPPGLTGWAQVNGRNALTWEERFRLDAWYVDHASFWLDLKILAMTLGKVFRREGISHAGHATMEVFRGSPGRRAEG; the protein is encoded by the coding sequence ATGAGGAGTAGGGCCGGCGCCGCGGCCAAGCGCGCGCTGGACGTCGTGGTGGCGGCCGCCGGGCTGGTGGTGCTCTCGCCCGTGCTGCTGGGGGTCGCGGCGGCCGTGCGCGCGAGGCTGGGCGCGCCCGTCCTCTTCCGCCAGCGGCGCCCGGGGCTGGGGGGCAGGCCCTTCACGCTCTACAAGTTCCGCACGATGCGCCACGCGGAGGGGCCCGACGGGCGCACGCTGCCCGATGCCGAGCGGCTCACCCCGCTGGGGCGCTTCCTGCGCGGCGCCAGCCTGGACGAGCTCCCCGAGCTGCTGAACGTGCTGAAGGGCGACATGAGCCTGGTGGGCCCGCGGCCGTTGCTGATGGAGTACCTCCCCCTCTACACCCCCGAGCAGGCGCGCCGGCACGAGGTTCCGCCCGGCCTCACCGGGTGGGCGCAGGTCAACGGCCGCAACGCGCTCACCTGGGAGGAGCGCTTCCGCCTGGACGCGTGGTACGTGGACCACGCCTCGTTCTGGCTGGACCTGAAGATCCTGGCCATGACGCTGGGCAAGGTGTTCCGGCGCGAGGGGATCAGCCACGCCGGCCACGCCACCATGGAAGTCTTCCGCGGCTCCCCCGGCCGCCGCGCCGAGGGGTGA
- a CDS encoding UDP-glucose/GDP-mannose dehydrogenase family protein — MHIAVVGTGYVGLVAGACLAETGNDVVCADIDQGKIDRLSRGELPIYEPGLEPLVERNLREGRLSFTTDVSAAVRAAEVIFIAVGTPPGEDGSADLQHVLAVAETIGKSMPEDGPEKIVITKSTVPVGTANKVREAIRRHTGRAFHVCSNPEFLKEGAAVQDFMRPDRVVVGVDSEHARERLAELYAPFVRTGNPVLFMDIASAEITKYAANAMLATRISFMNTMARLCEAVGADVNLVRMGIGSDERIGPGFLFAGIGYGGSCFPKDVKALVHTLRVCGVDPAILDGVEKINADQKRVLLERVRETYGDDLSGRTFAVWGLSFKPETDDMREAPSLTVVRGLCEKGARVRAHDPEARHEAGRYFADLLATGALALCERNYDCLEGADALLVLTEWQPYRVPDFERIHALLKEPVVFDGRNLWEPARMAELGFRYVSIGRPAAPAAAEAVAG, encoded by the coding sequence ATGCACATCGCGGTAGTGGGCACCGGCTACGTGGGACTGGTGGCGGGCGCCTGTCTGGCGGAAACAGGCAACGACGTCGTCTGCGCCGACATCGACCAGGGGAAGATCGACCGCCTGAGCCGCGGCGAGCTCCCCATCTACGAGCCGGGGCTGGAGCCGCTGGTGGAGCGCAACCTGCGCGAGGGGCGGCTCTCCTTCACCACCGACGTGTCCGCGGCCGTGCGCGCCGCCGAGGTGATCTTCATCGCCGTGGGCACCCCGCCGGGCGAGGACGGCTCGGCCGACCTGCAGCACGTGCTGGCCGTGGCCGAGACCATCGGGAAGAGCATGCCCGAGGACGGCCCCGAGAAGATCGTGATCACCAAGAGCACCGTCCCCGTGGGCACCGCCAACAAGGTGCGCGAGGCGATCCGCCGCCACACCGGCCGCGCCTTCCACGTCTGCTCCAACCCGGAGTTCCTCAAGGAGGGCGCGGCGGTCCAGGACTTCATGCGCCCCGACCGCGTGGTGGTGGGCGTCGACAGCGAGCACGCGCGCGAGCGGCTGGCCGAGCTCTACGCCCCGTTCGTCCGCACCGGCAACCCGGTGCTCTTCATGGACATCGCCTCGGCCGAGATCACCAAGTACGCCGCCAACGCCATGCTGGCCACCCGCATCAGCTTCATGAACACCATGGCGCGCCTCTGCGAGGCGGTGGGCGCCGACGTGAACCTGGTGCGCATGGGGATCGGCAGCGACGAGCGGATCGGCCCCGGCTTCCTCTTCGCCGGGATCGGCTACGGCGGGAGCTGCTTCCCCAAGGACGTCAAGGCGCTCGTCCACACGCTGCGCGTGTGCGGGGTGGACCCGGCCATCCTGGACGGCGTGGAGAAGATCAACGCCGACCAGAAGCGCGTGCTGCTGGAGCGGGTGCGCGAGACGTACGGCGACGACCTCTCGGGGCGCACCTTCGCGGTGTGGGGGCTCTCGTTCAAGCCCGAGACCGACGACATGCGCGAGGCGCCCTCGCTCACCGTGGTGCGCGGCCTCTGCGAGAAGGGCGCCCGGGTGCGGGCCCACGACCCCGAGGCGCGCCACGAGGCCGGGCGCTACTTCGCCGACCTGCTGGCCACGGGGGCGCTGGCGCTCTGCGAGCGCAACTACGACTGCCTGGAGGGGGCCGACGCGCTCCTGGTGCTCACCGAGTGGCAGCCGTACCGGGTCCCCGACTTCGAGCGCATCCACGCGCTGCTGAAGGAGCCGGTGGTCTTCGACGGCAGGAACCTGTGGGAGCCGGCCCGGATGGCGGAGCTGGGCTTCCGCTACGTCTCCATCGGGCGCCCGGCGGCGCCGGCGGCCGCCGAGGCCGTGGCGGGGTAG
- a CDS encoding acetyltransferase has product MSVEPLVIYGAGGHGREVAALLADLNAAAPRWEVLGFLDDGAPPGTPRGDLTVLGGIDWLDGSGVRPHVALGVGAPALKRRLVERLRGRVAGFPALVHPGVALHPSVRLGEGALVTAGCVLTVDLEVGAFTTLNRLCTVSHDCRVGDYATLAPGVLLAGAVRVGEGADLGIGCSVIQGVAIGAWSVVGAGAAVVRDLPPDCTAVGVPARPIKHRPAGWHLADA; this is encoded by the coding sequence ATGAGCGTGGAGCCCCTGGTGATCTACGGCGCGGGCGGGCACGGCCGCGAGGTGGCCGCCCTGCTGGCCGACCTGAACGCCGCCGCCCCGCGCTGGGAGGTGCTGGGCTTCCTGGACGACGGCGCGCCGCCGGGAACGCCGCGCGGCGACCTGACCGTGCTCGGCGGAATCGACTGGCTGGACGGGTCCGGCGTGCGGCCGCACGTGGCGCTGGGCGTCGGCGCGCCGGCGCTCAAGCGGCGGCTGGTGGAGCGGCTGCGCGGGCGCGTGGCCGGCTTCCCCGCGCTGGTGCACCCGGGCGTCGCGCTCCACCCCTCCGTCCGCCTGGGCGAGGGCGCGCTGGTCACCGCCGGGTGCGTGCTGACGGTGGACCTGGAGGTCGGCGCCTTCACCACGCTGAACCGCCTCTGCACCGTCTCGCACGACTGCCGCGTGGGCGACTACGCCACCCTGGCCCCGGGGGTGCTCCTGGCCGGCGCCGTGCGCGTGGGCGAAGGCGCCGACCTGGGGATCGGGTGCAGCGTCATCCAGGGCGTCGCGATCGGCGCCTGGAGCGTCGTGGGCGCCGGCGCCGCCGTGGTGCGCGACCTCCCGCCCGACTGCACCGCCGTCGGCGTCCCCGCCCGCCCGATCAAGCACCGCCCCGCCGGCTGGCACCTGGCCGACGCGTAG
- a CDS encoding CpsB/CapC family capsule biosynthesis tyrosine phosphatase, whose protein sequence is MIDFHNHLVPGVDDGAADLAEARAGLAALVGQGVRTIVTTSHLPGSLTTRPARLAEVLAARDRAWETLRAAAAADFPGVRLERGHEVMLDVPVPDLSDPRVRLAGTAYALVEFPFFAVPPGSARVLAALAGRGWVPVVAHPERYSGLSAELDEAVEWKRAGAYLQINSGSVLGKYGPAPREAAWALLRAGLADFLSSDYHARGTPAVAACRAALEQAGGAEQARLLSEENPARLLAGRPPHPVPPLRADPRPLWKRFFGR, encoded by the coding sequence ATGATCGACTTCCACAACCACCTGGTCCCGGGCGTGGACGACGGCGCCGCCGACCTGGCCGAGGCGCGCGCGGGGCTGGCCGCGCTGGTCGGGCAGGGGGTGCGCACCATCGTCACCACCTCGCACCTGCCGGGCTCGCTCACCACCCGGCCCGCGCGCCTGGCCGAGGTGCTCGCCGCGCGCGACCGGGCGTGGGAGACGCTGCGCGCCGCCGCCGCGGCCGACTTCCCCGGCGTGCGGCTGGAGCGCGGGCACGAGGTGATGCTCGACGTCCCCGTGCCCGACCTCTCCGACCCGCGGGTGCGGCTGGCCGGGACGGCGTACGCGCTGGTGGAGTTCCCCTTCTTCGCCGTCCCCCCGGGCTCCGCGCGGGTGCTGGCCGCCCTGGCCGGGCGCGGCTGGGTGCCCGTCGTGGCCCACCCCGAGCGCTACTCCGGCCTCTCGGCCGAGCTGGACGAGGCGGTGGAGTGGAAGCGCGCCGGGGCGTACCTGCAAATCAACAGCGGCTCGGTGCTGGGGAAGTACGGCCCCGCCCCGCGCGAGGCCGCCTGGGCGCTCCTGCGCGCCGGCCTGGCCGACTTCCTCTCCAGCGACTACCACGCGCGCGGCACCCCGGCCGTGGCCGCCTGCCGCGCCGCGCTGGAGCAGGCCGGCGGCGCCGAGCAGGCGCGCCTGCTGAGCGAGGAGAACCCCGCGCGCCTCCTGGCCGGCCGCCCGCCGCACCCGGTGCCTCCGCTCCGCGCCGATCCGCGCCCCCTCTGGAAGCGCTTCTTCGGCCGCTGA
- a CDS encoding bi-domain-containing oxidoreductase has product MRQLLQQLNTGETRLAEVPVPRAGAASLVVETRATVVSAGTERMLVEFGRANLLQKARRQPEKVRQVLDKVRTDGLAPTLEAVRAKLDAPIPLGYCHAGVVVEAGPRAGGFRAGDRVVTNGPHAEYVRVPHTLAARIPDGVGWEAAAFTPLAAIGLQGVRLAAPTLGETVVVYGLGLIGLLTVQLLRANGCRVIGIDRDPARLALAERFGAAALDGSAGSVAERVLAETGGVGADAVLLTLASDSDEPVHQAAEMSRKRGRLVLVGVTGLNLRRDDFYRKELSFAVSCSYGPGRYDPDYEERGIDYPLAFVRWTEQRNFEAVLELMARGALDPLPLVTHRFGFEEAPAAYDVVAGGEPSLGVVLTYPDRGGRAPSAERRIVSLSPPRPASAPGVVGMIGAGNFAVRTLLPVLKGMGVRLHTVVSSGGTSGAVAGEKFGFERVASDASAVLESPEIDTVFVLTRHDSHASLAGRALAAGKHVFVEKPLALDEGGVDDVARAAEASGRLLTVGFNRRFAPLAREVRGLLQGRAGPVSIVATVNAGAIPRDHWTQDPEVGGGRIVGEACHFLDLCRFLAGAPIADVRVVVARDAAGRAIDDIAHLSIAFADGSTAAVHYLATGARSFPKERIECFWDGKTVAIDNWRRLRRFGVRGPLWERAGAMDKGHADELRAWTQAVRAGGPPPIPLDELFEVSRWAARAARMARDEE; this is encoded by the coding sequence ATGAGGCAGTTGCTGCAGCAGCTCAACACGGGGGAGACCCGCCTGGCCGAGGTGCCGGTGCCGCGGGCCGGCGCCGCGTCGCTGGTGGTGGAGACGCGCGCCACGGTGGTCTCGGCCGGCACCGAGCGGATGCTGGTGGAGTTCGGGCGCGCCAACCTCCTCCAGAAGGCCCGCCGCCAGCCCGAGAAGGTGCGCCAGGTGCTCGACAAGGTGCGCACCGACGGCCTGGCGCCCACCCTGGAGGCCGTGCGCGCCAAGCTCGACGCCCCGATCCCCCTCGGCTACTGCCACGCGGGCGTGGTGGTGGAGGCGGGCCCGCGCGCCGGGGGCTTCCGCGCGGGCGACCGGGTGGTGACCAACGGCCCGCACGCCGAGTACGTCCGCGTCCCGCACACCCTGGCCGCGCGCATCCCCGACGGCGTGGGGTGGGAGGCGGCCGCGTTCACGCCGCTGGCGGCGATCGGCCTGCAGGGCGTGCGGCTGGCGGCGCCCACGCTCGGCGAGACGGTGGTGGTGTACGGGCTGGGGCTGATCGGCCTGCTCACCGTGCAGCTCCTGCGCGCCAACGGCTGCCGGGTGATCGGGATCGACCGCGACCCGGCGCGGCTGGCGCTGGCGGAGCGCTTCGGGGCGGCGGCGCTGGACGGCTCGGCCGGCTCCGTCGCCGAGCGCGTGCTGGCGGAGACGGGCGGGGTGGGGGCGGACGCGGTGCTGCTGACGCTGGCGTCGGACTCGGACGAGCCGGTGCACCAGGCGGCGGAGATGAGCCGCAAGCGCGGGCGCCTGGTCCTGGTCGGCGTCACGGGGCTCAACCTGCGCCGCGACGACTTCTACCGGAAGGAGCTCTCCTTCGCCGTCTCGTGCAGCTACGGCCCCGGGCGCTACGACCCCGACTACGAGGAGCGGGGGATCGACTACCCGCTCGCCTTCGTGCGCTGGACCGAGCAGCGCAACTTCGAGGCGGTGCTGGAGCTGATGGCGCGCGGCGCGCTGGACCCGCTCCCGCTGGTCACCCACCGCTTCGGCTTCGAGGAGGCGCCGGCGGCGTACGACGTGGTCGCCGGCGGCGAGCCGAGCCTGGGCGTCGTCCTCACCTACCCGGACCGCGGCGGCCGGGCCCCGTCCGCCGAGCGGCGGATCGTCTCGCTCTCCCCGCCGCGGCCGGCGTCGGCGCCCGGCGTGGTCGGGATGATCGGGGCGGGGAACTTCGCCGTGCGGACGCTGCTCCCCGTGCTGAAGGGGATGGGCGTCCGGCTGCACACCGTCGTCTCCAGCGGGGGGACGAGCGGCGCGGTGGCGGGGGAGAAGTTCGGCTTCGAGCGCGTGGCGAGCGACGCGTCGGCCGTGCTGGAGAGCCCGGAGATCGACACCGTCTTCGTCCTCACCCGCCACGACAGCCACGCGTCCCTCGCCGGGCGTGCGCTGGCCGCGGGGAAGCACGTCTTCGTGGAGAAGCCGCTGGCGCTCGACGAGGGCGGGGTGGACGACGTCGCCCGGGCCGCGGAAGCGTCCGGCCGGCTGCTGACCGTGGGCTTCAACCGCCGCTTCGCGCCGCTGGCCCGCGAGGTCCGGGGGCTGCTGCAGGGCCGCGCCGGGCCCGTCTCCATCGTCGCCACCGTGAACGCGGGGGCGATCCCGCGCGACCACTGGACGCAGGACCCCGAGGTGGGCGGCGGGCGCATCGTGGGCGAGGCGTGCCACTTCCTGGACCTCTGCCGCTTCCTGGCCGGCGCGCCGATCGCGGACGTGCGGGTCGTGGTGGCGCGCGACGCCGCGGGGCGGGCGATCGACGACATCGCGCACCTCTCCATCGCCTTCGCGGACGGGTCGACCGCCGCGGTGCACTACCTGGCCACGGGCGCGCGGAGCTTCCCCAAGGAGCGCATCGAGTGCTTCTGGGACGGGAAGACGGTGGCGATCGACAACTGGCGGCGGCTGCGGCGCTTCGGCGTGCGCGGGCCGCTCTGGGAGCGCGCGGGGGCGATGGACAAGGGGCACGCGGACGAGCTGCGCGCCTGGACCCAGGCCGTGCGCGCGGGCGGGCCGCCCCCGATCCCCCTGGACGAGCTGTTCGAGGTGTCGCGCTGGGCGGCGCGCGCGGCGCGGATGGCGCGCGATGAGGAGTAG
- a CDS encoding UDP-glucuronic acid decarboxylase family protein, whose protein sequence is MRILITGAAGFLGSHLCDRFLEAGHQVVGVDNFITGDPDNIAHLIGRPDFAFVQHDVTNFIYVEGPLDGVLHFASPASPVDYLEKPIQTLKVGSLGTHKALGLAKAKGARFLLASTSEVYGDPQVHPQPESYWGHVNPVGPRGVYDEAKRFAEAMTMAYHRYHGVPTRIVRIFNTYGPRMRPGDGRVVSNFIVQALRGEPISLYGDGSQTRSFCYVDDLIEGIYRLFFSERAEPTNIGNPHEFTVRELAERVLRLTGSRSEVARHPLPEDDPKVRRPDITAAREVLGWEPKVELEEGLQRTIPHFQKLVERTDATARTL, encoded by the coding sequence ATGCGGATCCTGATCACCGGGGCCGCCGGGTTCCTGGGCTCGCACCTGTGCGACCGCTTCCTGGAGGCGGGGCACCAGGTGGTGGGGGTGGACAACTTCATCACCGGCGACCCCGACAACATCGCCCACCTGATCGGGCGGCCGGACTTCGCCTTCGTCCAGCACGACGTCACCAACTTCATCTACGTCGAGGGCCCGCTGGACGGGGTGCTGCACTTCGCCTCGCCCGCGAGCCCGGTGGACTACCTGGAGAAGCCGATCCAGACGCTCAAGGTGGGCTCGCTCGGCACGCACAAGGCGCTGGGCCTCGCCAAGGCCAAGGGCGCCCGCTTCCTGCTGGCGTCCACCAGCGAGGTGTACGGCGACCCGCAGGTGCACCCGCAGCCCGAGAGCTACTGGGGGCACGTCAACCCCGTGGGCCCGCGCGGCGTCTACGACGAGGCCAAGCGCTTCGCCGAGGCCATGACGATGGCGTACCACCGCTACCATGGGGTGCCCACGCGCATCGTGCGCATCTTCAACACCTACGGCCCCCGCATGCGCCCGGGCGACGGCCGGGTGGTCTCCAACTTCATCGTGCAGGCGCTGCGCGGCGAGCCGATCTCGCTCTACGGCGACGGCTCGCAGACGCGCTCGTTCTGCTACGTGGACGACCTGATCGAGGGGATCTACCGGCTCTTCTTCTCCGAGCGGGCGGAGCCCACCAACATCGGCAACCCCCACGAGTTCACCGTGCGCGAGCTGGCCGAGCGGGTGCTGCGCCTCACCGGGAGCCGCTCGGAGGTGGCCCGCCACCCGCTCCCCGAGGACGACCCCAAGGTGCGCCGCCCCGACATCACCGCCGCGCGCGAGGTGCTGGGATGGGAGCCGAAGGTGGAGCTGGAGGAGGGCCTGCAGCGCACCATCCCGCACTTCCAGAAGCTCGTGGAGCGCACCGACGCCACCGCGCGCACGCTGTAG
- a CDS encoding cupin domain-containing protein — MTQGTPATVPVAAPKIVPKPWGREVWYAHEDRYAGKILEVTRGHALSLQKHERKMETMYLQSGRLLYHFNGVDFEMEAGQCITVRPGDVHRVEALEDSVILEVSTPELDDLIRLEDRYGRG; from the coding sequence ATGACGCAAGGCACTCCGGCCACCGTCCCGGTCGCCGCCCCGAAGATCGTCCCCAAGCCGTGGGGGCGCGAAGTCTGGTACGCGCACGAGGACCGCTACGCGGGCAAGATCCTCGAGGTCACCAGGGGCCACGCCCTCTCGCTGCAGAAGCACGAGCGCAAGATGGAGACGATGTACCTGCAGTCCGGCCGCCTCCTCTACCACTTCAACGGAGTGGACTTCGAGATGGAGGCCGGGCAGTGCATCACCGTGCGCCCCGGCGACGTGCACCGCGTCGAGGCGCTGGAAGACTCCGTCATCCTCGAAGTCAGCACCCCCGAGCTGGACGACCTGATCCGGCTGGAAGACCGCTACGGGCGCGGCTGA
- a CDS encoding aminotransferase class I/II-fold pyridoxal phosphate-dependent enzyme — translation MTAPAPGRIYLSPPHMTGREQELVADAFASNWIAPLGPHVDGFEREFAAAVGSPHALALSSGTAALHLALLLAGVGPGDEVLVSTLTFSASVNPAVYLGAHPAFVDSERVSWNLDPALLEEALEERARAGRLPKAVVVVHLYGQSADLDPILAACERYGVTVIEDAAEALGATYRGRAPGTLGWAGVFSFNGNKVITTSGGGMLVSADAELVDHARKLSTQARDPAPHYEHSEIGYNYRLSNVLAAIGRAQLAALEERVAARRANFELYRQALGDLPGVEFMPEAPWGRHSRWLTCLTIDPAEFGADREAVRLALEAEDIEARPVWKPMHLQPVFAGRPCVGGAVAEDLFARGLCLPSGSSLTRSDLERIVDIVRAVPRRGAGRAAATATA, via the coding sequence ATGACAGCACCGGCACCCGGCCGCATCTACCTTTCGCCTCCGCACATGACCGGGCGCGAGCAGGAGCTCGTGGCCGACGCCTTCGCCAGCAACTGGATCGCCCCGCTGGGGCCGCACGTGGACGGCTTCGAGCGCGAGTTCGCGGCCGCCGTCGGGTCTCCGCACGCGCTGGCGCTCAGCTCGGGGACGGCGGCGCTGCACCTGGCGCTCCTGCTGGCCGGCGTGGGCCCCGGCGACGAGGTGCTGGTGTCCACGCTCACTTTCTCGGCCAGCGTGAACCCGGCCGTCTACCTGGGCGCGCACCCGGCGTTCGTCGACAGCGAGCGCGTCTCCTGGAACCTGGACCCGGCGCTCCTGGAGGAGGCGCTGGAGGAGAGGGCCCGCGCCGGACGCCTCCCGAAGGCCGTCGTGGTGGTGCACCTCTACGGCCAGAGCGCCGACCTGGACCCGATCCTGGCCGCCTGCGAGCGCTACGGCGTGACGGTGATCGAGGACGCCGCCGAGGCGCTGGGGGCCACGTACCGGGGGCGCGCGCCGGGGACGCTGGGGTGGGCGGGGGTCTTCTCGTTCAACGGCAACAAGGTGATCACCACCTCGGGCGGCGGGATGCTGGTCTCCGCCGACGCGGAGCTGGTCGACCACGCGCGCAAGCTCTCCACCCAGGCGCGCGACCCCGCCCCGCACTACGAGCACTCCGAGATCGGCTACAACTACCGCCTGAGCAACGTGCTGGCCGCCATCGGCCGCGCCCAGCTCGCCGCGCTGGAGGAGCGCGTGGCCGCCCGGCGGGCCAACTTCGAGCTCTACCGCCAGGCGCTGGGCGACCTGCCGGGGGTGGAATTCATGCCCGAGGCGCCCTGGGGCCGGCACTCGCGCTGGCTCACCTGCCTCACCATCGACCCCGCGGAGTTCGGCGCCGACCGCGAGGCGGTGCGGCTGGCGCTGGAGGCCGAAGACATCGAGGCGCGCCCCGTCTGGAAGCCGATGCACCTGCAGCCGGTGTTCGCCGGGCGCCCGTGCGTGGGCGGCGCCGTGGCCGAGGACCTCTTCGCCCGCGGCCTCTGCCTCCCCTCGGGCTCCAGCCTGACGCGGTCCGACCTGGAGCGGATCGTGGACATCGTCCGCGCCGTCCCCCGCCGCGGCGCCGGGCGGGCGGCGGCAACGGCAACGGCATGA
- a CDS encoding NAD-dependent epimerase/dehydratase family protein, with protein MKLLVTGAAGFIGSHLCERLLARGDEVVGVDNFDPFYDPAVKRRNLEPSLATGRFRLAEADVRRPDALEAAVRAAGGGEVEAIVHLAARAGVRPSIQDPLLYAEVNLGGTAGVLELARRLGVGRFVFGSSSSIYGESERVPFSEDDPVDRPISPYAASKRAGELLCHAYRHLYGLSVASLRFFTVYGPRQRPDLAIHRFTRLMSEGRPVPLFGDGRSERDYTYVDDIVQGVEGALRFVDERPGAFEVFNLGESRTTSLVRLVELIADALGVRPGIEWLPPQPGDVPRTYADVSKARAVLGYAPSVPVEVGIPRFVEWFRANREDAERGSGPSPAP; from the coding sequence GTGAAGCTGCTGGTCACGGGGGCCGCGGGCTTCATCGGCAGCCACCTGTGCGAGCGCCTGCTGGCGCGCGGCGACGAGGTGGTGGGGGTCGACAACTTCGACCCCTTCTACGACCCCGCCGTCAAGCGCCGCAACCTGGAGCCGTCGCTGGCCACGGGCCGCTTCCGCCTGGCCGAGGCCGACGTCCGGCGGCCCGACGCGCTGGAGGCGGCGGTGCGCGCGGCCGGCGGCGGAGAGGTCGAGGCGATCGTCCACCTGGCCGCGCGGGCCGGGGTGCGGCCCTCCATCCAGGACCCGCTGCTGTACGCGGAGGTGAACCTGGGCGGCACGGCGGGGGTGCTGGAGCTGGCGCGGCGGCTGGGGGTCGGGCGCTTCGTCTTCGGGTCCAGCTCCAGCATCTACGGCGAGAGCGAGCGGGTCCCCTTCTCCGAGGACGACCCGGTCGACCGGCCGATCTCGCCGTACGCGGCCAGCAAGCGCGCGGGCGAGTTGCTCTGCCACGCGTACCGCCACCTGTACGGCCTCTCGGTGGCTTCCCTGCGCTTCTTCACCGTGTACGGCCCGCGGCAGCGCCCCGACCTGGCCATCCACCGCTTCACGCGGCTGATGAGCGAGGGGCGGCCCGTGCCGCTCTTCGGCGACGGGCGGAGCGAGCGCGACTACACGTACGTGGACGACATCGTGCAGGGGGTCGAGGGGGCGCTCCGCTTCGTGGACGAGCGGCCGGGCGCCTTCGAGGTCTTCAACCTGGGCGAGAGCCGCACCACCTCGCTCGTGCGGCTGGTGGAGCTGATCGCCGACGCGCTGGGCGTGCGGCCCGGGATCGAGTGGCTCCCGCCGCAGCCCGGCGACGTGCCGCGCACCTATGCCGACGTGTCGAAGGCGCGCGCCGTGCTGGGCTACGCCCCGTCCGTCCCGGTGGAGGTGGGCATCCCCCGCTTCGTCGAGTGGTTCCGCGCGAACCGGGAGGACGCGGAGCGGGGGTCCGGCCCGTCCCCCGCTCCGTAG